One genomic region from Candidatus Nanosynbacter sp. TM7-074 encodes:
- the rsmH gene encoding 16S rRNA (cytosine(1402)-N(4))-methyltransferase RsmH: MMSIKEHPPQSEEPQTGEPIHVPVLLEVTLDRLQPARGESYLDLTAGYGGHARAFLRRTDNYLDSVLVDRDENAIKTLGDLAEKGATLIHKDFVSAAQDLVKQGRTFDVILADLGVSSPQLDRAERGFSFRFDGPLDMRMDNRMETTAADIVNSYSVDELTRLITRYGEENLGRARRIAQAIVSARPIQGTTELADLIKQTVGRGGMKHHPATRTFQALRIEVNRELRLIEELLPLLPRLLNKGGRVGIISFHSLEDRLIKRYFSEQATAGYEAELIVREKKPVSGTEDVHNPRSRSAKFRYAVKK, translated from the coding sequence ATGATGAGTATTAAAGAACATCCACCACAGTCGGAAGAGCCTCAGACAGGCGAACCGATTCATGTTCCCGTACTTCTTGAGGTAACCTTGGACAGGTTGCAGCCAGCCAGAGGCGAGAGCTATCTTGACCTGACAGCTGGCTACGGCGGCCACGCCAGGGCTTTTTTGAGAAGGACGGATAATTACTTGGACTCAGTGTTGGTTGATCGCGATGAAAACGCGATTAAAACGCTGGGTGATTTGGCCGAGAAAGGCGCGACGTTGATTCATAAGGATTTTGTGAGCGCAGCGCAGGATTTGGTCAAGCAGGGGCGTACATTTGACGTGATTTTGGCTGATTTGGGGGTGTCGTCACCACAGCTTGACAGAGCAGAGAGAGGTTTTTCGTTTCGGTTTGATGGGCCGCTGGATATGCGGATGGACAATCGGATGGAAACTACGGCAGCGGATATCGTCAATTCGTATTCGGTTGATGAGCTGACGCGGCTGATTACTCGTTACGGTGAGGAGAACCTGGGGCGGGCCAGGCGGATTGCTCAGGCAATTGTTAGCGCCAGACCAATTCAGGGGACGACCGAGCTGGCTGATTTGATCAAGCAAACCGTTGGTCGCGGCGGGATGAAGCATCATCCGGCGACTCGTACTTTTCAGGCATTGCGCATTGAGGTCAATCGCGAGCTTCGGCTAATTGAGGAATTATTGCCACTTTTGCCACGTTTACTTAATAAGGGTGGGCGAGTAGGAATAATTAGCTTTCATAGCTTGGAGGATCGATTGATTAAGCGTTACTTTTCGGAGCAGGCGACGGCTGGATATGAAGCTGAGCTAATTGTCCGAGAGAAAAAACCAGTGTCTGGAACTGAAGATGTTCACAATCCGCGTAGTCGAAGTGCCAAGTTTCGATACGCCGTGAAAAAATAA